One window of the Catenulispora sp. EB89 genome contains the following:
- a CDS encoding cupredoxin domain-containing protein, with translation MLRFPGKTAAATLLAAATALTLTACSGSSSHPAATPSTLSTSTSMPMSTSSSSSSSGATGAPVGASQIVISNFAFSPAALTVTAGQTVTVVNNDSTTHTLTATTGKAFDTGDLAPGKTATFTAPTTPGTYSYICTIHQFMHGTLTVK, from the coding sequence GTGCTCCGTTTCCCCGGCAAGACCGCCGCCGCGACGCTTCTGGCGGCGGCCACCGCGCTGACTCTGACGGCGTGCTCCGGAAGCAGTTCTCACCCGGCCGCGACGCCGAGCACGCTCTCGACATCGACATCGATGCCCATGTCGACATCGAGTTCCAGTTCCAGCTCCGGTGCCACCGGCGCTCCGGTAGGCGCATCGCAGATCGTCATCAGCAACTTCGCCTTCAGCCCCGCGGCCCTGACCGTGACCGCCGGCCAAACGGTCACGGTGGTCAACAACGACTCCACCACCCACACCCTGACCGCCACCACCGGCAAGGCGTTCGACACCGGAGACCTCGCACCGGGCAAGACGGCGACGTTCACCGCTCCCACGACGCCCGGCACGTACTCCTACATCTGCACGATCCACCAGTTCATGCACGGCACGCTTACCGTCAAGTAG
- a CDS encoding ferritin-like domain-containing protein: protein MSTVNGGWELPISEGELSRMTRDLDQAHREYLPSMYAAANDLSEQLRDSDALAQAQAQAQEERQRVASRRRFLVGAGGAAAALALAACSSSKSTKAAAAPGSTTGAASSGSSGSSGTTPSTSASSSGASVYTGDLKVVALATALENQAVGAYTAALAAAKAGKLGTVPPAVGTFATTAMSQHADHAKAWNAVLTGANVPAITGVPLSNQAATLSALGAVTDVGGVAKLALQLEDQAAQTYLFAAANVTSPGGIATAASIAPVEAMHAAILNFVIGQYPVPDDFLSTTMAASPTLLTV, encoded by the coding sequence GTGAGCACCGTCAACGGTGGCTGGGAGCTGCCGATCAGCGAGGGCGAGCTGTCCCGCATGACCCGGGACCTGGACCAGGCGCACCGCGAGTACCTGCCGTCCATGTACGCCGCGGCCAACGACCTGAGCGAGCAGCTGCGCGACTCCGACGCCCTGGCTCAGGCCCAGGCTCAGGCCCAGGAGGAGCGGCAGCGCGTCGCCTCCCGCCGCCGGTTCCTCGTCGGGGCCGGCGGGGCCGCCGCCGCCCTGGCGCTCGCGGCCTGCTCCAGCAGCAAGTCGACGAAGGCGGCCGCGGCTCCCGGCAGCACCACCGGCGCCGCCTCCAGCGGCAGCTCCGGCAGCTCCGGCACGACGCCGTCGACATCCGCCTCGTCCTCCGGCGCCAGCGTCTACACCGGGGACCTCAAGGTCGTCGCGCTGGCCACCGCCCTGGAGAACCAGGCCGTCGGCGCCTACACCGCGGCGCTGGCCGCGGCGAAGGCCGGCAAGCTCGGCACGGTCCCGCCGGCGGTCGGCACGTTCGCCACCACCGCGATGAGCCAGCACGCCGACCACGCCAAGGCCTGGAACGCGGTCCTGACCGGCGCCAACGTGCCCGCGATCACCGGCGTGCCGCTGTCCAACCAGGCGGCGACGCTCAGCGCCCTGGGCGCGGTCACCGACGTCGGCGGCGTCGCCAAGCTCGCCCTGCAGCTGGAGGACCAGGCGGCGCAGACCTACCTGTTCGCGGCCGCCAACGTCACCAGCCCCGGCGGCATCGCCACCGCGGCCAGCATCGCCCCGGTGGAGGCCATGCACGCCGCCATCCTGAACTTCGTGATCGGCCAGTACCCGGTCCCGGACGACTTCCTGAGCACGACCATGGCCGCCAGCCCCACTCTTTTGACGGTCTGA
- a CDS encoding ferritin-like domain-containing protein, which yields MMAEELIDTRLLEELTEQSQDLNSDAVRITREALAEYAQGEPEPRRRRWRRGSVLAGAAGGAVLLGAARAAAASPSDDIMALQTAASIENLAVTVYTTAAGLPFIKGGNATVAAFIAKTTTQHTAHAQAFNAAATQAGGKAQTAANPKYAAVVQQMLPSIKTPADVVKLAITLEDVAAETYTANVAQVSTPALRKLFGSVAPVEAQHRATLLAVQALLAGGAPQLITIPTDASKLPSAAGSVGFPDSFYPTKNASPISEGAVK from the coding sequence ATGATGGCTGAAGAGCTCATCGATACCCGGCTGCTTGAGGAGTTGACCGAGCAGTCGCAGGACTTGAACAGCGACGCGGTTCGGATCACCCGCGAGGCGCTTGCCGAGTACGCGCAGGGCGAACCCGAGCCGCGGCGTCGCCGGTGGCGCCGGGGTTCCGTGCTGGCCGGTGCCGCCGGCGGTGCCGTCCTGCTGGGCGCCGCCCGCGCCGCCGCCGCGAGTCCCAGCGACGACATCATGGCGCTGCAGACCGCCGCGTCGATCGAGAACCTGGCCGTCACGGTCTACACCACCGCGGCCGGGTTGCCGTTCATCAAGGGCGGCAACGCGACCGTGGCGGCGTTCATCGCCAAGACCACCACCCAGCACACCGCGCACGCGCAGGCGTTCAACGCCGCGGCCACCCAGGCCGGCGGCAAGGCCCAGACCGCGGCCAACCCGAAGTACGCCGCCGTGGTGCAGCAGATGCTGCCCTCGATCAAGACCCCGGCCGACGTGGTCAAGCTGGCCATCACGCTGGAGGACGTCGCCGCCGAGACCTACACCGCCAACGTCGCGCAGGTCAGCACCCCGGCGCTGCGCAAACTGTTCGGCTCGGTGGCACCAGTCGAAGCCCAGCACCGGGCCACGCTGCTGGCCGTGCAGGCGCTGCTGGCCGGCGGCGCCCCGCAGCTGATCACCATCCCGACCGACGCCTCGAAGCTGCCTTCGGCCGCCGGCAGCGTCGGGTTCCCCGACTCGTTCTACCCGACCAAGAACGCCTCGCCGATCAGCGAAGGGGCCGTGAAGTGA
- the tatA gene encoding Sec-independent protein translocase subunit TatA, whose product MFGALEPWHIILIVLVACLLFGAKRMPDMARSVGQSLRIFKSEMRQSVAETKAELSGSQRADHVATPEAEAVEVS is encoded by the coding sequence ATGTTCGGTGCGCTGGAGCCCTGGCACATTATCCTGATCGTCCTCGTCGCCTGCCTGCTGTTCGGCGCGAAGCGGATGCCCGACATGGCCCGCTCGGTCGGCCAGTCGCTGCGGATCTTCAAGTCGGAGATGCGGCAGAGCGTCGCGGAGACGAAGGCAGAACTTTCGGGGTCTCAGCGGGCCGACCATGTCGCCACGCCGGAGGCCGAGGCTGTGGAGGTTTCCTGA
- a CDS encoding N-acetyltransferase family protein: MHGNDLVLRRATDSDAAGIADVWLRSFAAALPTVQRAHDDAAVREFFADVVVPRYETWVADNGGVVVGLLVLGEGQELEQLYLDPSWRGRGLGDRFVELAKQRRPDGLQLWTFQVNAPAHRFYRRHGFVEVERTDGAGNEEREPDVRFVWSPVS; the protein is encoded by the coding sequence GTGCACGGTAATGACCTGGTCCTCCGGCGTGCCACCGACTCGGACGCCGCAGGAATCGCGGACGTGTGGCTTCGTTCCTTCGCCGCCGCGCTGCCGACTGTGCAACGCGCGCACGACGACGCGGCGGTGCGCGAATTCTTCGCCGACGTCGTCGTGCCGCGCTACGAGACCTGGGTGGCGGACAACGGAGGCGTCGTCGTCGGGCTTCTGGTCTTGGGCGAGGGCCAGGAGTTGGAGCAGCTCTACTTGGACCCGTCCTGGCGCGGCCGTGGGTTGGGCGACCGGTTCGTGGAGCTGGCCAAGCAGCGGCGGCCGGACGGGTTGCAGTTGTGGACGTTCCAGGTGAACGCTCCAGCGCATCGCTTCTACCGGCGGCACGGTTTCGTCGAGGTGGAGCGCACCGACGGCGCGGGCAACGAGGAGCGTGAACCGGACGTCCGGTTCGTCTGGTCGCCTGTCAGTTAG
- a CDS encoding sortase domain-bontaining protein, with product MHFRRTQQKAAPCHRSAGPVVIAGHVDSLHGPAIFAHLKKIKAGDPITITLNNGRRVVYLATSVVDYAKAEFPSQSVYGPRPDSELRLITCGGAFVKGQYVDNVVVFAKLSS from the coding sequence TTGCATTTCCGCCGGACGCAGCAAAAGGCGGCGCCATGCCATCGGTCGGCCGGCCCGGTCGTCATCGCCGGACACGTCGACTCCCTCCACGGGCCGGCGATCTTCGCCCACCTGAAGAAGATCAAGGCCGGCGACCCGATCACGATCACGCTCAACAACGGCCGCCGGGTCGTGTACCTCGCCACCTCGGTCGTCGACTACGCGAAAGCCGAGTTCCCCTCCCAGAGCGTCTACGGCCCGCGCCCCGACTCCGAACTGCGGCTCATCACCTGCGGCGGCGCCTTCGTGAAGGGGCAGTACGTCGACAACGTCGTGGTGTTCGCGAAGCTGAGCAGTTAG
- a CDS encoding barstar family protein yields the protein MDVTLLDAVADPPHDWYDGAPAVPGTWARHDPAGRMEWLMLALANVGHQAVTNIRGLHCALGEALRGPGHYYGWGLDALDDCLGGGFGVRPPFTLVWQGSAKVRQALAADRVGDLDGAAYFDLLVRILERNNVTVVLA from the coding sequence GTGGACGTCACCTTGCTCGACGCCGTCGCCGACCCACCGCACGACTGGTACGACGGCGCCCCGGCCGTCCCCGGAACCTGGGCACGCCACGACCCCGCCGGACGCATGGAGTGGTTGATGCTCGCGCTCGCCAACGTCGGCCACCAAGCCGTCACAAACATCCGCGGCCTGCACTGCGCCCTCGGCGAGGCCCTACGGGGCCCGGGCCACTACTACGGCTGGGGCCTCGACGCGCTGGACGACTGCCTCGGCGGCGGCTTCGGCGTCCGCCCACCGTTCACCCTGGTGTGGCAGGGCTCGGCGAAGGTCCGCCAGGCGCTGGCCGCCGACCGGGTCGGCGACCTCGACGGCGCGGCGTACTTCGACCTGTTGGTCCGGATCCTGGAACGGAACAACGTGACGGTCGTCCTCGCCTGA
- a CDS encoding BTAD domain-containing putative transcriptional regulator, with product MEIRVLGTVAVEVGGVAVKLGPRQQRLVFGVLALEADRLVPVERLVDLVWPVSAPRTAEHAIRVCVSRLRSSLAAGGADPSDVAVTARGPGYVLEVDPVRVDAHLFRDLVDRARTAEDADAVGLLDRALGLWRGPALADAAEDRVRDRLCAGLEESRLVAMEDRFDALLRLGGHRDVAAELVALARARPDRERLVGQVMLALHRSGQTGQALDAYRRTREYLREELGIQPGAALRGLEVGILRDDPAVRAPAASVSRSAAVVGAAPPVAAGTAPTATIATTATNSTNATTIRTAVAMVPAASEAVAEKAAAAERPATAENVLRTVPAVSALPAEPAAPTATRHRPHPVPAMLPASISDFTGRAAHLRWLDGMIPDPAVSPTAAMPIAVIAGTAGVGKTALAVRWAHSVRDRFPDGQLYVDLHGYTPGEPVRPQQALSRFLRAAGVPAEQVPVDVVEAAGMFRTLLADRRVLLLLDDVYAAEHVRPLLPASPGCLVVVTSRDRLDGLVARDSARRATLDVLPEPEALALLGRMAGPARVAAEPEAAAGLVHTCARLPLALRITAAHLAARPDRRLADHLADLGRGDLLGQLEIDGDTETAVGAAFDFSYTALKPGARRLFRLMGLVPGADITAPAAAALADVPPAEAARLLDRLAAVHLVDQHRPGRYGMHDLLRRYAAQQAGAEEDARDRAAALDRLADHHLAAVLAPADLLYPVVPRPPVSASTAGVAAGTTAATTPAGVAGGVPPQGA from the coding sequence ATGGAAATCAGGGTGTTGGGGACGGTGGCCGTCGAGGTCGGCGGCGTGGCGGTCAAGCTCGGGCCCCGGCAGCAGCGGCTGGTGTTCGGGGTGCTCGCGCTGGAGGCCGACCGGCTGGTTCCGGTGGAGCGGTTGGTGGATCTGGTGTGGCCGGTCTCCGCGCCGCGCACGGCCGAGCACGCGATCCGCGTCTGTGTCTCCCGGCTGCGGTCCAGCCTGGCGGCGGGCGGGGCGGATCCTTCGGACGTCGCGGTCACCGCGCGCGGGCCGGGTTACGTCCTCGAGGTCGATCCGGTGCGGGTCGACGCCCACCTGTTCCGCGATCTGGTCGACCGGGCGCGCACGGCCGAGGACGCCGACGCGGTCGGGCTGCTCGACCGGGCGCTGGGGCTGTGGCGCGGCCCGGCGTTGGCCGACGCGGCGGAGGACCGGGTCAGGGACCGACTGTGTGCGGGGCTGGAGGAGAGCCGCCTGGTCGCGATGGAGGACCGCTTCGACGCGCTGCTCCGGCTGGGCGGCCACCGGGACGTCGCGGCGGAGCTGGTGGCGTTGGCTCGTGCCCGGCCGGACCGGGAGCGCCTGGTCGGGCAGGTGATGCTGGCTTTGCACCGCAGCGGCCAGACGGGTCAGGCGCTCGACGCCTATCGGCGCACCCGGGAGTATCTGCGGGAGGAACTGGGGATCCAGCCCGGTGCGGCGCTGCGGGGTCTTGAGGTGGGCATCCTGCGTGACGATCCGGCTGTGCGCGCGCCGGCTGCGTCGGTATCGCGATCGGCTGCGGTGGTCGGGGCGGCCCCTCCGGTGGCCGCCGGGACCGCGCCGACGGCCACGATCGCAACGACTGCCACGAACTCCACGAACGCCACGACCATCCGGACCGCCGTGGCGATGGTGCCCGCCGCGAGCGAAGCTGTCGCCGAGAAAGCGGCGGCCGCGGAGAGACCGGCGACCGCCGAGAACGTACTGCGCACTGTGCCCGCCGTGTCGGCCCTGCCCGCTGAGCCCGCCGCGCCGACGGCCACCCGGCACCGGCCGCACCCCGTCCCCGCGATGCTCCCCGCGAGCATCTCCGACTTCACCGGCCGCGCCGCCCACCTCCGCTGGCTCGACGGCATGATCCCGGACCCCGCGGTCTCCCCGACCGCGGCCATGCCGATCGCCGTCATCGCGGGCACCGCCGGAGTGGGCAAGACCGCGCTCGCGGTGCGCTGGGCGCACAGCGTGCGCGACCGTTTCCCGGACGGGCAGCTCTACGTCGACCTGCACGGCTACACCCCGGGCGAGCCGGTACGTCCGCAGCAGGCGCTCTCCCGGTTCCTGCGCGCGGCGGGCGTTCCGGCCGAGCAGGTCCCGGTCGATGTCGTGGAAGCCGCCGGGATGTTCCGGACGCTGCTCGCCGACCGGCGCGTGCTCCTGTTGCTCGACGACGTCTACGCCGCCGAGCACGTCCGTCCCCTGCTGCCGGCCAGCCCCGGCTGCCTGGTCGTCGTCACCAGCCGGGACCGCCTGGACGGTCTGGTCGCCCGCGATTCGGCGCGGCGGGCCACCCTGGATGTGCTGCCCGAACCCGAGGCGCTGGCCCTGCTGGGCCGGATGGCGGGACCGGCGCGAGTCGCCGCGGAACCCGAGGCCGCCGCCGGGCTCGTCCACACCTGTGCCCGGCTGCCGTTGGCGCTGCGCATCACCGCGGCGCACCTGGCGGCGCGCCCGGACCGCCGCCTCGCCGACCACCTGGCCGATCTCGGACGCGGCGATCTGCTCGGGCAGCTCGAGATCGACGGGGACACCGAGACCGCGGTCGGCGCCGCGTTCGACTTCTCCTACACCGCCCTGAAACCCGGGGCACGCCGACTCTTCCGCCTGATGGGGCTCGTACCCGGGGCCGACATCACGGCCCCGGCCGCCGCGGCGCTCGCCGACGTGCCGCCGGCCGAGGCGGCCCGCCTGCTCGACCGCCTCGCCGCGGTGCACCTGGTCGACCAGCACCGGCCCGGCCGCTACGGCATGCACGACCTGCTGCGCCGATACGCGGCGCAGCAGGCCGGCGCGGAGGAGGACGCACGCGACCGGGCCGCCGCTCTGGACCGGCTGGCCGACCACCACCTCGCCGCCGTGCTCGCGCCCGCCGACCTGCTGTACCCGGTCGTGCCGCGGCCACCGGTCTCCGCCAGCACGGCCGGAGTCGCGGCTGGCACCACGGCCGCCACCACGCCAGCTGGCGTGGCCGGGGGCGTTCCGCCGCAGGGCGCATGA
- a CDS encoding Kelch repeat-containing protein — translation MGSAAFATARGASGTAPGPSPAAATSPASAAGPGPASAAGQWATAGTLPAAVAWRSQHDTALPLKDGRVLVVGGSTPTLNAQSAATLYNPAANTWSAAAPMGTSRRDFAAVRLADGRVLVTGGIGASQGFPAPGLASTEIFDPAAGTWTAAADMHEGRWDHTATLLPDGRVLVAGGGSVRSPQSVRSLRSAELFDPATGTWTPAPPMTDARSDHAAVALADGRVLLVGGILAVGLDWPAYLAFCEVYDPAANSWSPTGSMHVPRALHQATLLRDGSVLATGGGSTAVQLDGVYNPSSTWAAERYDPATGQWEDVPSMPFGRAFHRAVPLASGGVLVIGGTGSSGYDVGYQNAAIYDPVARAWTATAGLAVGRWGFAAAPLADGRVLVAGGVVASGVATANPGHDVLTAAAEVYTP, via the coding sequence ATGGGTTCGGCGGCTTTCGCGACCGCCCGCGGGGCTTCCGGGACCGCGCCGGGCCCGTCGCCCGCGGCTGCCACGTCGCCTGCGTCTGCCGCGGGCCCCGGCCCGGCGTCTGCTGCGGGCCAGTGGGCGACGGCGGGCACCCTTCCGGCGGCCGTCGCCTGGCGCAGCCAGCACGACACGGCGCTGCCGCTGAAGGACGGCCGCGTGCTGGTCGTCGGCGGCTCGACACCGACCCTAAACGCGCAGTCCGCCGCGACGCTCTACAACCCGGCCGCCAACACGTGGTCGGCGGCCGCACCGATGGGAACGAGCCGCCGGGACTTCGCCGCGGTCCGCCTCGCCGACGGCCGGGTGCTGGTCACCGGCGGGATCGGCGCGAGCCAGGGATTCCCGGCGCCGGGGCTGGCCTCCACGGAGATCTTCGACCCGGCCGCCGGGACCTGGACGGCCGCCGCCGACATGCACGAAGGCCGCTGGGACCACACGGCGACGCTGCTGCCCGACGGCCGGGTCCTGGTGGCCGGCGGAGGCTCGGTGCGCTCGCCGCAGTCCGTCCGGTCGCTGCGCTCGGCGGAGCTGTTCGACCCGGCCACCGGGACGTGGACGCCGGCCCCGCCGATGACCGACGCGCGTAGCGACCACGCGGCGGTGGCGCTGGCCGACGGCCGGGTGCTCCTCGTCGGCGGAATCCTGGCCGTCGGCCTCGACTGGCCCGCCTACCTCGCGTTCTGCGAGGTGTACGACCCCGCGGCGAACAGCTGGAGCCCGACCGGGAGCATGCACGTTCCCCGCGCCCTGCATCAGGCCACGCTCCTGCGGGACGGATCGGTCCTGGCGACCGGCGGAGGCAGCACGGCGGTGCAGCTCGACGGGGTCTACAACCCGTCGAGCACCTGGGCCGCCGAGCGGTACGACCCGGCCACCGGGCAGTGGGAGGACGTCCCGAGCATGCCGTTCGGCCGGGCCTTCCACCGGGCCGTCCCGCTCGCCTCGGGAGGCGTCCTGGTGATCGGCGGCACCGGCAGCTCCGGATACGACGTCGGATATCAGAACGCCGCGATCTACGATCCGGTAGCCCGCGCCTGGACCGCCACCGCGGGCCTGGCCGTCGGGCGCTGGGGCTTCGCCGCGGCGCCGCTGGCGGACGGCCGCGTCCTGGTGGCCGGCGGCGTGGTCGCGTCCGGCGTCGCGACCGCGAACCCCGGGCACGACGTGCTCACGGCGGCGGCGGAGGTGTACACGCCGTAG
- a CDS encoding Kelch repeat-containing protein, with amino-acid sequence MTIMPAVDDTAAARTRGRTPGPPWAPRSLAAVPDAAPAAASGTWTAAGDLPFTGFWAAPHDAAILLTDGRVLLAGGEDGLRDALGNAALFDPTADTWSAAANLLTPRRLHTCTRLADGRVLVVGGVTGAMTDPAAPIAAAEIFDPATGAWTATGSLTEARFSHSATLLADGRVLVAGGCSTRSADSGRALFSAETYNPATGTWTATGAMNDARFGHPAVALHDGRVLVAGGAVTLGHGLYGSLGYCELYDPAAGTWTATGTMGTSRKAHQATLMPDGGVLATGGDAADVLVDWWYSPYSQTAAERFDPNTGAWSSVTDLPWGRSHHRDVLLASGKLLATGGTDSSTFDIGYQNAHIFDPAANAWSGTIGTVAGRWAFAAVRLADGRVLAAGGITLSGAATPILGQSTTTATTEVYTP; translated from the coding sequence ATGACCATCATGCCCGCCGTGGACGACACGGCAGCCGCACGGACGCGCGGGAGGACTCCCGGACCGCCGTGGGCACCACGATCGCTAGCGGCGGTCCCGGACGCGGCACCCGCGGCCGCCTCGGGTACCTGGACGGCCGCCGGCGACCTGCCCTTCACCGGGTTCTGGGCGGCCCCGCACGACGCGGCGATCCTGCTCACCGACGGCCGGGTCCTGCTCGCCGGCGGAGAGGACGGACTGCGCGACGCCCTGGGCAACGCCGCGCTGTTCGACCCGACCGCCGACACCTGGTCCGCCGCCGCGAACCTGCTGACGCCCCGCCGGCTGCACACCTGCACCCGGTTGGCCGACGGCCGCGTCCTGGTCGTCGGAGGTGTGACCGGGGCGATGACCGACCCGGCCGCCCCGATCGCCGCCGCCGAGATCTTCGATCCGGCCACCGGGGCGTGGACCGCGACCGGCAGCCTGACCGAGGCGCGCTTCTCGCACAGCGCGACGCTGCTGGCCGACGGCCGAGTGCTGGTCGCCGGAGGCTGCTCGACCCGTTCGGCTGACTCAGGCCGGGCACTGTTCTCCGCGGAGACATACAACCCGGCGACCGGCACGTGGACCGCAACCGGGGCGATGAACGACGCGCGGTTCGGCCATCCGGCGGTCGCGCTGCACGACGGACGGGTGCTGGTCGCGGGCGGGGCGGTGACGCTCGGCCACGGGCTGTACGGCTCGCTCGGCTACTGCGAGCTCTACGACCCGGCGGCCGGCACGTGGACCGCGACCGGGACGATGGGCACCTCGCGCAAGGCCCATCAGGCCACGCTCATGCCGGACGGCGGGGTCCTGGCCACCGGCGGGGACGCGGCCGACGTCCTGGTGGACTGGTGGTACAGCCCGTACAGCCAGACCGCCGCTGAGCGCTTCGATCCGAACACCGGCGCCTGGAGCTCCGTCACCGACCTGCCGTGGGGCCGCAGCCACCACCGCGACGTGCTGCTCGCGTCCGGGAAGCTGCTGGCCACCGGCGGCACGGACAGCTCGACCTTCGACATCGGATATCAGAACGCGCACATCTTCGACCCCGCGGCGAACGCCTGGAGCGGCACGATCGGCACCGTCGCCGGCCGCTGGGCCTTCGCCGCCGTGCGCCTGGCGGACGGCCGGGTGCTCGCGGCCGGCGGGATCACATTGTCCGGGGCGGCAACGCCGATCCTCGGTCAGAGCACGACGACCGCCACCACGGAGGTGTACACACCATGA